Proteins encoded together in one Halalkaliarchaeum sp. AArc-CO window:
- a CDS encoding APC family permease, with amino-acid sequence MPTGLKRDLGLPATTAIAIGAMVGSGIFILPGVAFVTVDGGHPSVVMAFLVSGVLVLPAALSAAEMATAMPEDGGSYVYVERGMGPLLGTIAGLGNWFMLSFKGALALIGGMPYLVFLFPRLREVQVPVFGDPIVPFALVLAVGFVVLNAVSTSSTGRLQFLIVGLMLVVMAWFVAGGFGEVQGAQIDGAFAVGESGFLAATALVFISYAGVIKIAAVAEEVKDPGRVIPRAMVGSLVLTTVIYVATVYVAIGVVDVAELSAAEAADVEAYANGLLTEEGEGPIMAIAARETLGSVGVVGVTIAALLALASTANAGLLSGSRFPFAMARDDLAPAAFERVSDRFHTPVLAVGVTGGMILFMVAFLPISEVAKFGSAFQILVFVLVNLALVGFREGAIEEYDPEFTSPLYPWMQVFGMVSGIVVLTQVGTVPLVGAAVIVAVGVAYYFLYARGTIDREGAVRAGVRESLGVSAVDRTRRLFQNDAEYDVLVAITDRTPEDTQRNMLRISADLGRLRTTVVSLVKFFDVPRRVFDEDHPEVHAADVPDWFPTDSGDTAEWFPENGTVRPATRPSGGQSGTVRGSAGRNGPTIEYREIDSRDHERAMIDVAAYGRYDLLVVERRREELHRRLFGSETDEILANAPCDVLLVEDRGFDGIDEVAVVTTRGPYDPLKLLIADAIGEETGAEINLLQAIPENPPETQRRTVANYHDELISLCTVPTRSTVVESEDGISGLVRFVGTADLLVTGVDRGGFRGRVLGRPGDLLVDSVDCTAVMVQTHEDTDTRGPVGRFLMDYLFD; translated from the coding sequence GTGCCGACTGGGCTGAAGCGGGACCTCGGACTCCCGGCGACGACTGCGATCGCAATCGGGGCCATGGTCGGCTCCGGTATCTTCATACTTCCCGGCGTCGCCTTCGTCACGGTCGACGGTGGGCATCCCTCGGTCGTGATGGCGTTTCTCGTTTCAGGGGTGCTCGTACTGCCGGCGGCGCTCTCGGCCGCCGAGATGGCCACTGCGATGCCCGAGGACGGCGGCTCGTACGTGTACGTCGAACGCGGGATGGGACCGTTACTCGGGACGATCGCGGGCCTTGGAAACTGGTTCATGCTCTCGTTTAAAGGGGCGCTCGCGTTGATCGGCGGGATGCCGTATCTGGTGTTTCTGTTCCCCCGGCTCCGGGAGGTACAGGTTCCGGTGTTCGGCGATCCGATCGTTCCCTTCGCCCTGGTTCTCGCAGTCGGGTTCGTCGTGCTCAACGCGGTCAGTACGTCCAGCACAGGCCGGTTACAGTTCCTCATCGTCGGTCTCATGCTGGTTGTGATGGCGTGGTTCGTCGCCGGTGGATTCGGTGAGGTCCAGGGCGCACAGATCGACGGCGCCTTCGCGGTCGGCGAGTCCGGATTTCTCGCGGCAACCGCCCTCGTGTTCATCTCGTATGCCGGCGTGATCAAAATCGCTGCCGTCGCCGAGGAGGTGAAAGACCCCGGGAGAGTGATTCCTCGGGCGATGGTCGGCTCGCTCGTACTCACTACTGTCATCTACGTTGCGACCGTGTACGTCGCCATCGGGGTCGTCGACGTGGCGGAACTGTCCGCTGCGGAAGCGGCCGACGTCGAGGCGTACGCGAACGGGTTGCTCACCGAGGAGGGCGAAGGCCCGATCATGGCGATCGCTGCACGGGAGACGCTCGGCAGCGTCGGCGTGGTCGGGGTAACGATCGCCGCCCTGTTGGCGCTCGCGTCGACGGCCAATGCGGGGCTGTTGTCGGGCTCGCGGTTCCCGTTCGCGATGGCCCGGGACGACCTCGCGCCAGCAGCGTTCGAACGCGTCAGCGACCGGTTTCACACCCCCGTTCTCGCCGTCGGCGTGACCGGCGGGATGATCCTGTTTATGGTGGCGTTCCTCCCGATATCTGAGGTCGCCAAGTTCGGCAGCGCGTTCCAGATCCTCGTTTTCGTCCTCGTCAATCTCGCGCTCGTCGGCTTCCGCGAAGGGGCGATCGAGGAGTACGATCCCGAATTCACGTCGCCGCTATACCCCTGGATGCAGGTGTTCGGCATGGTCAGTGGTATCGTGGTTTTGACGCAGGTCGGAACGGTTCCGCTCGTCGGTGCTGCGGTCATCGTGGCGGTGGGTGTCGCGTACTACTTTCTGTATGCGCGGGGGACGATCGACCGCGAAGGGGCCGTCAGGGCGGGTGTACGGGAGAGTCTCGGTGTCTCCGCGGTCGATCGGACCCGCAGGCTGTTTCAAAACGACGCCGAGTACGACGTCCTGGTTGCGATCACCGACCGGACGCCCGAAGACACACAGCGGAACATGCTCCGGATCTCGGCGGATCTGGGACGGTTGCGGACGACGGTAGTCTCCCTCGTGAAGTTCTTCGACGTTCCACGTCGGGTATTTGACGAGGATCATCCGGAGGTTCACGCTGCCGACGTTCCCGACTGGTTCCCGACTGACTCGGGGGACACGGCGGAATGGTTCCCGGAGAACGGCACTGTCCGACCGGCAACTCGACCGTCCGGTGGACAATCCGGAACCGTTCGCGGATCCGCTGGGAGGAACGGACCGACGATCGAGTACCGGGAGATCGACAGCAGGGATCACGAGCGTGCCATGATCGACGTGGCGGCGTACGGAAGGTACGACCTGCTGGTCGTGGAACGCCGCCGGGAGGAGTTGCATCGTCGGCTCTTCGGCAGCGAGACGGACGAGATCCTCGCGAACGCGCCGTGTGACGTGTTGCTCGTCGAAGATCGGGGGTTCGACGGGATCGACGAGGTTGCCGTGGTGACGACTCGTGGACCGTACGACCCGTTGAAACTCCTCATCGCGGACGCGATCGGCGAGGAAACCGGCGCTGAGATCAACCTCCTTCAGGCGATTCCGGAGAACCCGCCGGAGACGCAGCGCCGAACTGTGGCGAACTACCACGACGAATTGATCTCCCTGTGTACCGTTCCTACGCGATCGACGGTCGTCGAAAGCGAGGACGGGATTTCCGGGCTCGTTCGGTTCGTCGGGACCGCGGATCTGCTGGTGACCGGCGTCGACCGCGGCGGCTTTCGTGGGCGGGTTCTCGGCCGGCCGGGAGATCTGCTGGTCGATTCGGTCGACTGCACAGCGGTAATGGTCCAGACCCACGAGGACACCGACACCAGAGGTCCTGTCGGTCGGTTCCTGATGGATTACCTGTTCGATTGA
- a CDS encoding DUF5793 family protein, with amino-acid sequence MRRDYFELDVRNVDWIRKGGEPQKPFVRIDFHGPEELLEGQLADVDEDDGELLEAENVDVSFRLLEPHEDDPDAEGVVSVTNRLTGDFVFELNATAGDVLQFIRAAREYGRSDGSDGQYRIEIDYEGNPLVEYEKGTFLVYDADGNLLRRESLIPSGIEL; translated from the coding sequence ATGCGGCGTGACTACTTCGAACTGGACGTCCGAAACGTCGACTGGATCCGGAAGGGCGGCGAGCCGCAAAAGCCGTTCGTTCGGATCGACTTCCACGGGCCCGAAGAGCTGCTCGAAGGTCAACTCGCCGACGTCGACGAGGACGACGGGGAGCTTCTCGAGGCCGAGAACGTCGACGTCTCCTTCCGGCTGCTCGAACCCCACGAGGACGACCCCGACGCCGAGGGCGTGGTGAGCGTGACGAACAGGCTCACCGGCGACTTCGTCTTCGAACTCAACGCCACGGCCGGGGATGTACTCCAGTTCATCCGCGCCGCACGCGAGTACGGGCGTTCCGACGGCTCGGACGGCCAGTACCGCATCGAGATCGATTACGAGGGGAACCCACTCGTCGAGTACGAGAAGGGCACGTTCCTCGTGTACGACGCCGACGGGAACCTGCTTCGACGCGAGAGCCTCATTCCCTCCGGGATCGAACTGTGA
- the gyrA gene encoding DNA gyrase subunit A, whose amino-acid sequence MSSEIPDPDDDHAAEVQVARIEDEMEQSYIDYAMSVIAGRALPDVRDGLKPVHRRILYAMHEAGVTSRASHRKSSSVVGETMGDYHPHGDTAIYDTLARMAQDFSMRYPLVDGQGNFGSVDGDPPAAMRYTEARMAPIAEELLADIDRDTVDFAPNYDDRLEEPEVLPAAFPNLLVNGSSGIAVGMSTNVPPHNLGEVIDATIHLIDNPDCTVEDLMEHVPGPDFPTGANIVGRNGVYKAYKTGRGKIRVRAEFEVDEEKGRIVITELPFQQNKSRLVERIADDVNEGTIPGIRDLRDESDRDGIRIVIELKQSAMPDVVKNQLLDNHLERTFGVINLALVDGAPRVLTLKETLAEYLDHRREVVRRRSQHELEEAQDRAHILEGRLRALENVDDVVELIRNASDRDAAKSALREEYGFSQPQVEHIVAMQLGSLTSMESEEIEREYEDIQARIERLNEILENESELLGVIEDELREIKAEYDDERRTTFVEDDGTVTHEDLIPEAEMVVTMSEDDYIKRMSLSTFRAQNRGGKGIIGTELKEGDSVSSVFVANTHDLLLVFTTHGQIYELKTYQIPEMSRTARGKSAVNLLDLEDGEEITAVVNTEALSDEQYLTMVTRDGYVKRTCASEFGHILSTGIRAIRLEEGDELIDVEVTDGETDLVIGTRGGMSIRFDEEEVRPMGRSARGVRGIRLEGDDRVAGIAAVDPDRHSWVLTVTENGYGKRSDVGAYRVQSRNGKGLIDIKTNERNGEVVGIATVGPGDHLVTMSRGGQIMRTRVEDLSIVGRNTMGVTVMEVEPGDAVACMEVVPAQRLEEAPATDEDETTTDEDETTTDEDETTTDGDGEEPDTDQSNR is encoded by the coding sequence ATGAGTTCAGAGATACCCGATCCCGACGACGATCACGCCGCAGAGGTACAGGTCGCCCGCATCGAAGACGAGATGGAGCAGTCCTACATCGATTACGCGATGTCGGTGATCGCGGGCCGGGCGCTGCCGGACGTCCGCGACGGTCTCAAGCCCGTCCACCGGCGCATCCTGTATGCGATGCACGAGGCGGGCGTGACCAGCCGGGCGAGCCACCGGAAGTCCTCTTCGGTCGTCGGCGAAACGATGGGTGATTACCACCCGCACGGCGACACCGCGATCTACGACACGCTCGCCCGGATGGCCCAGGACTTCTCGATGCGGTATCCGCTGGTGGACGGTCAGGGGAACTTCGGCTCGGTCGACGGCGATCCGCCGGCGGCGATGCGGTACACCGAGGCCCGGATGGCCCCGATCGCCGAGGAACTGCTCGCGGATATCGACAGGGACACCGTCGACTTCGCTCCGAACTACGACGACCGGCTCGAGGAGCCCGAAGTGCTGCCGGCGGCGTTCCCGAACCTGCTGGTCAACGGCTCGTCGGGCATCGCCGTGGGGATGTCGACGAACGTTCCGCCGCACAACCTCGGCGAGGTGATCGACGCGACGATCCACCTGATCGACAACCCCGACTGTACGGTCGAGGACCTGATGGAACACGTTCCGGGACCGGACTTCCCGACCGGGGCGAACATCGTCGGCCGCAATGGGGTTTACAAGGCGTACAAGACCGGCCGCGGGAAGATCCGGGTGCGCGCCGAGTTCGAGGTCGACGAGGAAAAGGGACGGATCGTCATCACGGAACTCCCCTTCCAGCAGAACAAGTCCCGGCTGGTCGAACGGATCGCCGACGACGTAAACGAGGGGACGATCCCTGGGATCCGGGATCTCCGCGACGAGTCGGATCGGGACGGTATCCGGATCGTGATCGAACTCAAGCAGAGCGCGATGCCGGACGTGGTGAAAAACCAGCTGCTCGACAACCATCTCGAGCGCACGTTCGGCGTGATCAACCTCGCGCTGGTCGACGGCGCGCCGCGGGTGCTGACGCTCAAGGAGACGCTCGCGGAGTATCTCGATCACCGCAGGGAGGTGGTCCGGCGGCGCTCGCAACACGAACTCGAGGAAGCCCAGGACCGTGCACACATCCTCGAAGGGCGGCTGCGGGCACTCGAGAACGTCGACGACGTCGTCGAGCTCATTCGGAACGCATCGGATCGCGACGCGGCCAAGTCGGCGCTGCGAGAGGAGTACGGCTTCTCCCAGCCCCAGGTCGAGCACATCGTCGCGATGCAGCTCGGCTCGCTCACCTCGATGGAGTCCGAAGAGATCGAACGAGAGTACGAGGACATCCAGGCCCGGATCGAACGCCTGAACGAGATTCTCGAAAACGAGTCCGAACTACTCGGGGTTATCGAGGACGAGCTCCGGGAGATCAAGGCAGAATACGACGACGAGCGCCGCACCACCTTCGTCGAGGACGACGGCACCGTCACCCACGAGGACCTCATCCCGGAAGCCGAGATGGTCGTCACGATGTCGGAGGACGACTATATAAAGCGGATGTCGCTTTCCACCTTCCGGGCGCAAAACCGCGGTGGAAAGGGGATCATCGGCACGGAACTGAAGGAAGGCGACAGCGTCTCCTCGGTGTTCGTCGCGAACACTCACGATCTCCTGTTGGTGTTTACGACACACGGCCAGATCTACGAGCTCAAGACCTACCAGATACCGGAGATGTCGAGAACCGCCCGGGGCAAGTCGGCAGTGAACCTGCTGGACCTCGAGGACGGCGAGGAGATCACTGCGGTGGTGAACACAGAAGCGCTCTCCGACGAGCAGTACCTGACGATGGTGACCCGGGACGGCTACGTGAAACGGACCTGCGCGAGCGAGTTCGGGCACATCCTCTCGACGGGGATCCGCGCGATACGGCTCGAGGAGGGCGACGAACTGATCGACGTCGAGGTGACCGACGGCGAGACCGACCTCGTGATCGGCACCCGCGGAGGGATGTCGATCAGGTTCGACGAGGAGGAGGTTCGTCCGATGGGTCGCAGCGCCCGGGGCGTGCGCGGGATCCGGCTGGAGGGCGACGATCGGGTTGCCGGGATTGCGGCGGTAGATCCCGACAGACACAGCTGGGTACTGACAGTGACGGAAAACGGCTACGGCAAGCGGAGCGACGTCGGCGCCTACCGCGTGCAGTCGCGCAACGGCAAGGGCCTGATCGACATCAAGACGAACGAACGCAACGGCGAAGTCGTCGGGATCGCGACGGTCGGCCCGGGAGATCACCTGGTGACGATGAGCCGCGGTGGGCAGATCATGCGCACCCGGGTGGAGGACCTCTCGATCGTCGGTCGAAACACGATGGGCGTGACTGTCATGGAAGTCGAGCCGGGCGATGCAGTTGCCTGCATGGAGGTCGTCCCGGCCCAGCGGCTGGAGGAGGCGCCAGCCACCGATGAGGATGAGACGACCACCGATGAGGATGAGACGACCACCGATGAGGATGAGACGACCACCGACGGGGACGGTGAAGAACCGGACACGGATCAATCGAACAGGTAA
- a CDS encoding (Fe-S)-binding protein: MTVLQAATRETYWTISPTGKAIFYFLAAVAILVFLYGAYERVTRYTKGSEDPIPRLDDLGARVMDAAKIVGSNEKLFDRDVYAGIMHTFILWGFLVLLIATSILAFDEYAWQLLLGESFWVGDFYLSYQFVVDLFGLLFVVGLGMAIWRRYRNRDGRVWGKHTDLDDDFLVWSLFFLGVGGFLAQALSIIGQPQRANELVSFVGYGMAQAMIAAGVTPEMAATAYWWTWWTHAIVALAFIAWIPYGKPLHILSSFANVVAKDEKAGARLPNVPADLEETNAESIDDFTWKELLDQDACTKCGRCSSVCPANASGRPLDPRDVILDLKTYRESLDGDNGGEEVPIVADGGVIQPETMESCMACMACMDACPVEIEHLSSFTRMNRQITDEGMVDPSMQDVFGNVMQRGNTFGNQQSARADWADELEFDLEDAREESVEYLWYVGDYPSFDDRNKKVARALARIFEAADVEFGILFDDEKFDGNDIRRVGEEFLYLELAGHHVETFEECDFEKIVCTDPHAYNTMKNEYPEVDFAAFADDPVMPFEYDEQWNADGAVDVLHWTQVAEELVADGRLDLSGAELDYTVTYHDPCHLGRMNDEYEAPRELIRATGADLHEMPRNRNDSYCCGGGGGGLWLDIEEETKPSEERLREALEDTAAGESVEKFVVACPMCTTMYEDGRKTGGFEDDIEVVDVAELLIEALEANGTLDTGEAAAA, from the coding sequence ATGACAGTTCTACAGGCGGCGACCCGCGAGACGTACTGGACGATCAGTCCGACCGGCAAGGCGATCTTTTACTTCCTCGCCGCGGTCGCGATCCTGGTCTTCCTGTACGGCGCCTACGAGCGAGTCACCCGATACACGAAAGGATCGGAGGATCCGATTCCCCGACTCGATGACCTCGGGGCGCGCGTGATGGACGCGGCGAAGATCGTCGGATCGAACGAGAAACTGTTCGACCGGGACGTCTACGCCGGGATAATGCACACGTTCATCCTGTGGGGGTTCTTGGTACTGCTCATCGCGACGTCGATATTGGCGTTCGACGAGTACGCATGGCAGCTGCTTCTCGGGGAGTCCTTCTGGGTCGGCGACTTCTACCTCTCGTATCAGTTCGTCGTCGACCTGTTCGGTCTGCTGTTCGTCGTCGGGCTGGGGATGGCCATCTGGCGGCGCTACAGGAACCGTGACGGCCGCGTATGGGGAAAACACACGGATCTCGACGACGACTTCCTGGTGTGGTCGCTGTTCTTCCTGGGCGTGGGCGGCTTCCTCGCGCAGGCGCTTTCGATCATCGGCCAGCCCCAGCGCGCAAACGAGCTCGTCAGCTTCGTCGGCTACGGGATGGCACAGGCGATGATCGCCGCGGGGGTCACTCCCGAGATGGCGGCGACCGCCTACTGGTGGACCTGGTGGACCCACGCGATCGTGGCGCTGGCGTTTATCGCGTGGATCCCGTACGGCAAACCGCTGCACATCCTGTCGTCGTTCGCGAACGTCGTCGCCAAAGACGAGAAGGCTGGCGCGCGCCTGCCGAACGTGCCGGCCGACCTCGAGGAGACCAACGCCGAATCGATCGACGACTTCACCTGGAAGGAGCTGCTCGATCAGGACGCGTGTACGAAATGTGGCCGGTGTTCGTCGGTGTGTCCGGCGAACGCCTCCGGACGACCGCTTGATCCCCGCGATGTTATCCTCGATCTGAAAACCTATCGAGAGTCGCTCGACGGCGACAACGGCGGCGAGGAGGTGCCGATCGTCGCCGACGGCGGCGTCATTCAGCCGGAGACGATGGAGTCGTGTATGGCGTGTATGGCGTGTATGGACGCCTGTCCCGTCGAGATCGAGCATCTCTCGTCGTTCACGCGGATGAACCGGCAGATCACCGACGAGGGAATGGTCGACCCGAGCATGCAGGACGTGTTCGGCAACGTGATGCAGCGGGGCAACACGTTCGGCAACCAGCAGAGCGCGCGTGCCGACTGGGCCGACGAACTGGAGTTCGACCTCGAGGACGCCCGCGAGGAATCCGTCGAGTACCTCTGGTACGTCGGCGACTACCCGAGCTTCGACGACCGGAACAAGAAGGTCGCCCGGGCGCTGGCCCGGATCTTCGAGGCCGCCGACGTGGAATTCGGCATCCTGTTCGACGACGAGAAGTTCGACGGTAACGACATCCGCCGGGTGGGCGAGGAGTTCCTCTACCTCGAACTCGCGGGCCATCACGTCGAGACGTTCGAGGAGTGTGACTTCGAGAAGATCGTCTGTACCGACCCCCACGCGTACAACACGATGAAAAACGAGTATCCCGAGGTCGACTTCGCCGCCTTCGCCGACGACCCGGTGATGCCCTTCGAGTACGACGAACAGTGGAACGCAGACGGCGCCGTCGACGTGCTCCACTGGACGCAGGTGGCCGAAGAGCTCGTCGCCGACGGCCGACTCGACCTCTCGGGGGCCGAACTGGACTACACCGTCACCTATCACGATCCGTGCCACCTCGGCCGGATGAACGACGAGTACGAGGCGCCCCGCGAACTCATCCGTGCGACCGGCGCCGACCTCCACGAGATGCCGCGCAACCGGAACGACTCCTACTGCTGTGGCGGGGGCGGGGGCGGTCTCTGGCTCGACATCGAGGAGGAGACGAAACCCAGCGAGGAGCGACTCCGTGAGGCGCTCGAGGACACCGCGGCGGGCGAGTCCGTCGAGAAGTTCGTCGTCGCCTGTCCGATGTGTACCACCATGTACGAGGACGGCCGCAAGACGGGCGGCTTCGAGGACGACATCGAGGTCGTCGACGTCGCCGAGCTGTTGATCGAGGCGCTCGAGGCGAACGGCACCCTCGATACCGGCGAAGCGGCGGCCGCCTGA
- the gyrB gene encoding DNA topoisomerase (ATP-hydrolyzing) subunit B, protein MSEDTEYGAGQIQVLEGLQAVRKRPAMYIGSTDGRGLHHLVYEVVDNAIDEALAGYCDTIEVTIHDDHSVSVSDDGRGIPVDPHEEYDRPALEVIMTVLHAGGKFDSKSYQVSGGLHGVGVSVVNALSQRLEAEVKRDGYLWRHRFDHGEPVEGAFERVRPLEDDEETGTYIRFWPDDEIFETVDFSFDTLSSRLRELAFLNPGVEITLAEEETDERQIFEYEGGIREFVRYLNETRSPLHEEVIFFSEEEQGVHVEVAMQATEELQGSLHAFANNINTREGGTHLTGFKTALTRVVNDYANEHDLIGDIDGNLKGEDVREGLTAIISVKHPDPQFEGQTKTKLGNSEVRGIVESAMHEHLSTYFEENPDIARAVVSKAAEAARARQAAKKAEELTRRKSALETTALPGKLADCQTRDPGEAELFVVEGDSAGGSAKQGRDRRFQAILPLKGKILNVEKHRLDRILENDEIRALITAIGTGIGEEFDIEEARYEKIILLVDADVDGAHIRTLLLTFLYRHMKPLLEAGYVYAAQPPLYRIRKGGDTYDAMTEAERDRIVEEECGGAPDQVQRFKGLGEMNPDQLWETTMDPENRILKRIAIEDAAAADRTFSVLMGDAVEPRKQFIKEHAKDAEWVDI, encoded by the coding sequence ATGTCAGAGGATACTGAATACGGGGCCGGGCAGATCCAGGTCCTCGAGGGTCTCCAGGCCGTACGGAAACGCCCGGCGATGTACATCGGGTCCACGGACGGCCGTGGGCTCCACCATCTCGTCTACGAGGTCGTCGACAACGCCATCGACGAGGCACTCGCGGGGTACTGCGACACTATCGAGGTGACGATACACGATGACCACTCCGTGAGCGTCAGCGACGACGGGCGGGGGATCCCGGTCGATCCACACGAGGAGTACGACAGGCCGGCGCTGGAAGTAATCATGACGGTGCTGCACGCCGGCGGAAAGTTCGATAGCAAATCCTACCAGGTGTCCGGAGGGCTCCACGGGGTCGGCGTTTCCGTCGTCAACGCGCTTTCTCAACGGCTCGAGGCGGAAGTGAAACGCGACGGCTACCTGTGGCGCCACCGGTTCGACCACGGCGAACCCGTCGAGGGCGCCTTCGAACGGGTTCGCCCGCTGGAGGACGACGAGGAGACCGGGACGTACATCCGCTTTTGGCCCGACGACGAGATATTCGAAACCGTCGACTTCTCTTTCGACACGCTCTCCTCTCGCCTCCGGGAACTCGCCTTCCTGAACCCGGGCGTCGAGATCACGCTCGCCGAGGAGGAAACCGACGAGAGACAGATATTCGAATACGAGGGCGGAATCAGGGAGTTCGTCCGCTATCTCAACGAGACGCGGTCGCCGCTCCACGAGGAAGTGATCTTCTTCAGTGAGGAGGAGCAGGGCGTCCACGTCGAGGTGGCGATGCAGGCGACAGAGGAGTTGCAGGGGTCGCTACACGCGTTCGCGAACAACATCAACACCAGGGAAGGTGGGACCCACCTCACCGGGTTCAAGACGGCGCTCACGCGCGTCGTGAACGACTACGCGAACGAACACGACCTCATCGGCGACATCGACGGTAACCTCAAGGGCGAGGACGTCCGCGAGGGGCTCACGGCGATCATCTCGGTGAAACATCCCGACCCGCAGTTCGAGGGGCAAACGAAGACGAAACTCGGAAACAGCGAGGTCCGTGGGATCGTTGAGTCGGCGATGCACGAACATCTGAGCACGTACTTCGAGGAGAATCCCGACATCGCTCGCGCGGTGGTCTCGAAGGCAGCAGAGGCTGCCCGGGCACGGCAGGCCGCAAAGAAGGCCGAAGAGCTCACGCGCCGGAAGTCGGCCCTGGAGACGACGGCGCTGCCGGGGAAGCTCGCGGACTGTCAGACTCGCGACCCGGGCGAAGCGGAGCTGTTCGTGGTGGAGGGAGACAGCGCCGGAGGAAGCGCCAAACAGGGCAGAGACAGGCGCTTCCAGGCGATTTTGCCACTCAAAGGGAAGATTCTCAACGTCGAAAAGCACCGCCTCGATCGGATCCTCGAGAACGACGAGATCCGAGCGCTGATCACCGCGATCGGCACGGGAATCGGCGAGGAGTTCGACATCGAGGAGGCCCGCTACGAGAAGATCATCCTTTTGGTCGACGCCGACGTCGACGGCGCCCACATCCGGACGCTGCTTTTGACGTTCCTCTACCGGCACATGAAGCCGCTGCTCGAGGCCGGATACGTGTACGCGGCCCAGCCCCCGCTGTACCGGATCCGGAAGGGCGGGGACACCTACGACGCGATGACCGAAGCCGAGCGCGACCGGATCGTCGAAGAGGAGTGTGGCGGCGCTCCCGACCAGGTGCAGCGGTTCAAGGGACTCGGGGAAATGAACCCCGACCAGCTGTGGGAAACGACGATGGACCCGGAAAACCGCATCCTGAAACGGATCGCGATCGAGGACGCGGCGGCCGCCGATCGCACGTTCAGCGTGCTGATGGGTGACGCCGTCGAACCGCGAAAACAGTTCATCAAGGAACACGCGAAGGACGCAGAGTGGGTGGACATCTGA
- the rocF gene encoding arginase, whose translation MRTVRIIGAPTDFGANRRGVDMGPSAIRYAGLAEELESAGSDPRDGGDLFVPRAEERDPDADEPPGGRAKFLRETAAVSRQLGNEVALALSNGETPLVLGGDHSVAIGSLSGTAREANVGAVWFDAHADLNTPSTSPSGNVHGMPLAAALGIDEFADTEWANAPRLSPENIALVGLRSVDPAEQELLRERGFAAYTMSDIDEHGITEVVEEALSIATDGVDGLHVSLDLDWLDPNVAPGVGTPVRGGVTYREAHSAMEIVADTGTLRSMELVEVNPTLDQHNETAELATELAASAFGKRVL comes from the coding sequence ATGAGAACCGTCCGGATCATCGGGGCGCCGACGGACTTCGGCGCAAACCGACGCGGCGTCGACATGGGACCGTCCGCCATCCGCTATGCCGGACTGGCCGAGGAGCTCGAGTCGGCAGGCAGTGACCCTCGGGACGGTGGCGACCTCTTCGTTCCCCGTGCAGAAGAGCGGGATCCGGACGCAGACGAACCCCCGGGCGGTCGCGCGAAGTTCCTCCGGGAGACGGCTGCGGTCTCCAGACAGCTGGGAAACGAGGTTGCACTCGCACTCTCCAACGGGGAGACGCCGCTCGTGCTCGGTGGCGACCACAGCGTCGCCATCGGATCGCTTTCGGGGACCGCACGCGAGGCGAACGTCGGCGCCGTCTGGTTTGACGCCCACGCCGACCTGAACACCCCGTCGACCTCGCCGTCGGGCAACGTCCACGGGATGCCGCTCGCGGCGGCGCTGGGGATCGACGAGTTCGCCGACACGGAGTGGGCGAACGCGCCGCGGCTCTCCCCCGAGAACATCGCCCTCGTCGGGCTCCGCAGCGTCGATCCCGCAGAGCAGGAACTGCTCCGCGAGCGCGGGTTCGCCGCCTACACGATGTCGGACATCGACGAGCACGGTATCACCGAAGTCGTCGAGGAGGCGCTGTCGATCGCGACCGACGGGGTCGACGGGCTCCACGTCAGCCTCGATCTCGACTGGCTGGATCCGAACGTCGCCCCCGGGGTCGGCACGCCCGTCCGGGGCGGGGTTACCTACCGGGAGGCTCACTCCGCGATGGAGATCGTCGCCGACACCGGGACGCTCCGATCGATGGAACTCGTCGAGGTGAATCCGACGCTCGACCAGCACAACGAAACCGCCGAACTGGCGACCGAACTCGCCGCCAGCGCGTTCGGGAAACGCGTGTTGTAA